From a region of the Arachis ipaensis cultivar K30076 chromosome B09, Araip1.1, whole genome shotgun sequence genome:
- the LOC107616276 gene encoding delta(3,5)-Delta(2,4)-dienoyl-CoA isomerase, peroxisomal-like, with protein MAEEKYKTLEVVEKNPKSGVFHLYLNRPRQRNALTYDFFTEFPKALYALDHNRDVNVIVLSGAGDHFCSGIDISQLKSITQSYHDAGESLRRQILAMQDSVTALERCRKPVIASIHGACIGGAIDIVTACDLRYCTEDAFFSVKEVDLALAADLGTLQRLPLIVGYGNAMELALTARRFSGSEAKQLGLVSRAFPSKDDLDQAGSCVAERDFPAALCNRKIIGARYFSASYEATNGKMNDTLEYRFPRDSDGHGTHTASIEIERERRGRR; from the coding sequence ATGGCGGAGGAGAAATACAAAACCCTAGAGGTAGTAGAGAAGAACCCCAAATCAGGGGTGTTCCACCTTTACTTGAATCGTCCGAGACAACGCAACGCTCTGACGTATGATTTCTTCACTGAGTTCCCCAAAGCCCTGTATGCCCTGGACCACAACCGTGACGTCAACGTCATCGTGTTATCCGGCGCAGGTGATCACTTCTGCTCCGGCATCGACATTTCCCAGTTGAAATCTATCACGCAGTCCTACCACGATGCCGGGGAGAGTCTCCGTCGGCAGATCCTGGCGATGCAAGATTCCGTCACGGCGTTGGAGCGGTGCCGAAAGCCAGTGATTGCTAGTATCCATGGCGCTTGCATCGGGGGTGCAATTGACATCGTGACAGCCTGTGACTTAAGGTATTGCACGGAGGACGCGTTCTTTTCGGTGAAGGAGGTTGATTTGGCCCTGGCTGCTGATCTCGGCACTCTTCAGAGACTGCCATTAATTGTTGGCTACGGTAACGCCATGGAGTTGGCCTTGACAGCTCGCCGGTTTTCCGGTTCCGAGGCTAAGCAGTTGGGCCTCGTTTCTCGCGCTTTCCCTTCCAAAGATGACCTCGATCAAGCTGGCAGCTGCGTCGCTGAAAGGGACTTCCCCGCCGCCTTGTGCAACAGAAAGATTATTGGGGCTCGCTACTTCTCCGCCAGCTACGAGGCCACCAACGGCAAGATGAATGACACCCTTGAGTACCGTTTTCCCAGGGACTCCGATGGCCATGGCACCCACACCGCTTCCATCGAGattgagagagagaggagggggaggAGATGA